In Pseudoalteromonas nigrifaciens, the sequence ATGTGTCGGATCATATTTACCGCCAAGCAATTACTTCTGCTGGAACAGGTTGTATGGCAGCATTAGATGCTGAGCGCTTTTTAGATAATCTATAAGCTGTTAAGTGTTTAGTAAAAAGGCTGATAAATCAGCCTTTTTTTATGTCTAAATTATAGTTACACTTTTGTTATTCGTTTTTATTGAAGTATTGTATGAAAAAGCAGCTGTACCAGCTAAGTAATACCGATATAGCATTTCCACCTATAGAGTGCGCTCTCGACTCCCCCGACGGTTTACTCGCTATTGGTGGCGATTTAAGTTTAGCGCGGCTAAGTAACGCTTATAATAATGGTATATTTCCGTGGTTTAGCGAAGACGAGCCAATAATGTGGTGGTCGCCCAGTGAGCGCGGCATTGTAGAGCTCGATAATTTTCATATTAGTAAAAGCCTGCGCAAGCATTTAAAAAAGCACCCGGTCACCGTTACTATAAATAATGCCTTTATTGAAGTGATTGAAGCATGCTGCGAGCAACGCATTGATACCGATGGTACGTGGATAACCTCTGACATGCTCACTGCGTACATTAACGCCCATAACGCAGGCATTGCTCATAGTGTAGAAGTGTGGCGCGAGGGAGAGCTTGCAGGTGGCTTATATGGCATTATGCAAAATGGTGTTTTTTGTGGCGAGTCGATGTTTCATCATCAAACAAACTGCTCTAAGCTGGCTATGTGGGCGTTGGTTAATTGGCTTAAGCGCCATAACGCGCATTTTATTGATTGTCAGCTCGAAAACCCCTATTTAATGTCGTTAGGGGCGACAGTGATCCCACGCCCTGCATTTTTAGCTAAACTACACGCAGCGCAAAATTATAAAGTAGACCCTGCTATGTGGATACCACAGGAGCTTAACGCTATTTATGAATGAACATATTCCTGCACGCGCTGGTTTAAGCCAAGAGTTTGCTTGTAGTTATTTACCCAACCGCCAAGAGCAGTTATTGGTCATTCTTGATCCAAGTTGCTACAGCAGCGATAAATTTGAGTCTTTGCTGGCGTTAGGTTTTCGTCGCAGCGGTAACCAAATTTACCGCCCGCACTGTCCAACTTGCAGCGCATGTAGCTCTGTACGTGTATTAGCACAAGAGTTTATTGAGACAAAATCGCACAAACGTAAACTAAACAAAGCAAAAACACGCTTTGAAGTTAAATATTCTAACCAAGAGCGCCCGCAATACTACGCGCTGTACAGTAAATATATTAGTTTGCGCCATCAAGACGGTAGTATGTATCCTCCTGATAAAACACAGTTTCAGAGTTTTTTATTATGCAGTTGGTTAAACATCACTTTTATAGAACTTTGGGATCAAGACAATTTAGTTGCGGTTGCCGTAACTGATTGTATGGACAAGGCTATTTCAGCTATTTATACTTTTTTTGACCCCGACTATGAGCAGTATAGTTTGGGTACTGTGATGATTTTACAGCAGCTAATATTTGCTAAAGCACAAAATAAGCACTACGTGTACTTGGGCTACCAAATAGACGAATGTCCTAAAATGAACTACAAAACGCAATTTTTACCGGCGCAAAAACAAGTCAAAGACCAGTGGTTGACTATTTAATTTGCAAAAATAGCCGCTGCGCCTTTACTTATTGGCGTATTTTGGGCAGAATCTGCAGCGTTTAACTATTAAAGAGGTGTTACGCTAAACATGGCGAAAGAAGACGTAATCGAAATGCAAGGGACAGTCCTTGATACTTTACCAAATACAATGTTCCGAGTTGAGCTAGAAAATGGTCACGTAGTTGTGGCTCATATTTCAGGCAAAATGCGCAAAAACTATATCCGTATTTTAACCGGCGATAAAGTAACGGTAGAAATGACTCCTTACGATTTATCGAAAGGTCGTATCGTATTCCGTGCTCGCTAAGTAAGTGCGTAAACGAGATTTAGTTTTTGGCTAGTGTTTCACTAGCTTTAAGCGTTTATTAAATGTAATTGATGGATATTAACTAGCAATTACATTTAATAAACAAAAAACCCAGCCTTGCTGGGTTTTTTGTTGTCTATAAAACATTACAAAAAAGGCCTGCTTTTTAAAAGCAGGCCTTTTTATTTAACTCATTTAGCGAATATTAAACTAAGCTGGTGTTAAATCACTTTGATAATCAAAGCGAATTTTTTTATCTTTAACCGATACTTTAACCGTACCGCCTTCAACAAGTTCACCAAAGAGTATTTCGTTGGCTAATGGTTTTTTAAGCTGCTCTTGGATAATACGTGCCATAGGACGTGCCCCCATCGCTTTGTCGTAACCTTTGTCAGCCAACCATTCCCGTGCTTTAGCACTTAGCTCAAGATTAACTGACTTTTTATCCAGTTGCGCCTGAAGCTCCACAATAAACTTATCAACCACAAGTAAAATAACGTCTTTATCAAGGTGATTAAACCAAATAATGTTATCTAAACGGTTTCTAAATTCTGGTGAAAATACTTTATTAATTTCACCCATTGCATCGTGCGTATGGTCTTGCTCGCTAAAACCAATTGACGCACGCGTTGTTTCTTGCACGCCCGCATTGGTGGTCATTACCACGACTACATTTCTAAAATCGGCTTTGCGGCCGTTATTATCAGTTAATGTACCGTGATCCATTACTTGCAGCAATATGTTGTAAATATCTGAGTGCGCTTTTTCAATTTCATCTAACAGTACTACCGCATGCGGGTTTTTAATTACCGCTTCAGTGAGTAAACCACCTTGCTCAAAACCAACATAACCTGGTGGCGCACCAATTAGTCGACTAATTGCATGGCGCTCTACGTACTCCGACATATCAAAGCGAATAAACTCAACACCCATACACTTAGCTAGCTGTTTAGTTACCTCGGTTTTGCCTACCCCTGTTGGGCCTGCAAATAAGAACGACCCTACTGGTTTTTCTTCGTTGGCTAAACCAGAGCGCGATAAGCGAATAGCCGATGTAAGCGCATCAATAGATTGATCTTGCCCAAACACCAACATTTTTAAATTGCGGTCTAAGCTTTTAAGCGTTTCTTTATCGCTAGATGACACACTTTGCGGTGGAATACGCGCCATTTTAGCCACAATATTTTCTATATCGGCAACGCCAATGGTTTTTTTACGTTTAGAGCTAGGCAGTAAACGCTGGCTTGCACCGGCTTCGTCAATTACGTCAATTGCTTTATCGGGTAAATGGCGTTCATTAATATATTTTGCACTTAACTCTGCCGCTGCTTTTAACGCTTTTTGCGTATAACGAATACCATGGTGCGCTTCGTAACGCTCTTTTAAACCATTTAATATTTTAGTGGTATCGGCAACACTCGGCTCAAGCACATCAATTTTTTGAAAGCGACGTACCAAAGCACGGTCTTTCTCAAAAATATTTTTATACTCGTTATAAGTTGTCGAACCCATACAGCGTAATTGCCCACTAGAGAGTAGCGGCTTAAGTAAGTTTGATGCATCCATAACGCCACCCGATGCCGCGCCGGCACCAATAATGGTATGAATTTCATCAATAAATAAAATAGAGCCCGGCTGTGCTTGCAACTCTTTTAGTAAGCTTTTAAAGCGTTTTTCAAAATCGCCACGGTACTTAGTACCTGCCAATAATGCGCCCATATCAAGCGAGTAAACAACGGCATCGGCAATTACTTCGGGTACTTGCTTATTTACAATACGATACGCTAGGCCTTCTGCAATTGCTGTTTTACCAACACCTGCTTCGCCTACTAATAATGGGTTGTTCTTTTTACGACGACACAACACCTGCACAGTACGTTCTACTTCACTATCGCGCCCTATTAATGGGTCAATGTGGCCTTCGAGCGCTTGTACGTTTAAATTAGTGGTAAAGCTGTCGAGCTTGCTCGCTTCTTCGCTTTGCACTTCTTGTACGTCTTCGTGAATATCGTCGGTATCATCGCCTAATTCATCATCGCTTTTGGCAATGCCATGCGAAATAAAATTAACAATATCAAGACGTGATATATCGTGTTTTTTAAGTAAATATACTGCTTGGCTTTCTTGCTCAGAAAAAATAGCCACCAGCACGTTTACGCCTGTTACTTCGTTTTTACCCGATGATTGCACATGAAAAACAGCACGTTGCAATACACGTTGAAAACCAAGTGTTGGCTGAGTTTCACGCTCTTCTTCTAAATCTGGAATAACTGGTGTGGTTTCGTTAATAAACTCAAGTAGTTCAGTTTTTAACTCTGCAACATTTACTGCACAGGCACTTAGCGCTTCCCCAGCAGATGGATTGTCCAAAAGCGCAAGTAAAAGGTGTTCTACCGTCATAAACTCATGACGACGTGTACGCGCTTCGCGAAACGCGCTGTTCAAAGTAAGTTCTAAATCTTTATTTAGCATTGGCAACCCCTTACAGAGATAATAATTTTATACCATTACAATCGAACGAAAGATCATTCGCTTGGTATTTATTCCTGCTCACAACTACATAGCAGTGGATGCTCGTTATCCCTTGAATATCGGTTAACTTGTTCAGCTTTTGTATGGGCTACATCTGAGCTAAATACGCCGCAGATCCCCTTCCCTTGTTGATGAATTTGCAGCATCACGTCGGTTGCTCTATCGCTATCCATATTAAAAAATGTCATCAGGATCTCTATCACAAAATCCATTGGCGTGTAATCGTCGTTATTTAAAACAACTTTATATTTTCGCGGTGGTTGCAGCTTTTGCTTTTCCTTGTCGCGAACGATGTCTATAACACCTGAATCTTTCATACCACTCATAATTAAATATAGTCTTGTCTTTGTAACTCAAGCAAACTTGAATAAAAAAATAAATAAAATGTTAATTAATAGATCAAAACACTTGACTGACTGGCTAAATAAACTACAGTCAAACATAGATTGATTAAACCTTAGTCAGTCTAGCAAATTATACAGTTTAGATTAACTAAATTAGTGAACTTATAGAAGGATGTAGAAGTATGGCTTGTGGTAAAGTCAAATGGTTCAATAATGCCAAAGGTTTCGGTTTCATCGTAGAAGACGGCTGCGAGAATGATATTTTCGCTCATTACTCAACAATTGTAATGGACGGCTATAAAACACTTAAAGCTGGTCAAGATGTAACATTCGAATTAGAACAAGGCCCTAAAGGCTTACACGCTAAAAATATAGCGCCTAACGGTGATATTATTGAGTGACTGTTATTTTGTTCTACTAAAGCGAGTGACCTGCTTAGATCCTCGCTTAATTCCTTCAGCATCTTTTTTATCATCTCTTCTTCTGTATTAATAGCCTCATTATCTGCAAATTCAACCCTTCTCCTTGAATTTATTTTATCTACCCCAATATTTTCTGTATTGAATGTTAAATATCAATTTGTATTAAATACGCGAATATACCAATAACATTAAATTAATGAGTAATTTCGGCGCAAAAAAATGGCTTAACAACCTGGTTAAATAATGTATACCATTGTTTTATATTAGTTATTTTAAAAGTGACTAGTAAGCCATTGAATACGCTAGCATGCTCGTATTTTTAATAAAATTGGCATTAACTATAGCGACAAGTAAAAAAGCTCAATAATTAAGCATAAATTTAACCGTATAGTTATTCTATATGAAAATTTTAATGCCATTATGAAACTTTAGTCCGTTAGAACGATCAATGTTTTTAATTCAATTGGTATAACTACTTGGATGGTGCTTGCAAAAACTAGCCCTTTTAAACCAAGCTTGTTACACTCTTTACCCTAAAAATAACGTATTAACGCTAGCCTAAAGGCTAATTTATTTTTATTAAATGTTTAGTTATAAATACGGTACTAGCTGGTCAGGTGTGACTACTTTGCTTTATATAAATATAGGGCAATAAACACCTAACTGACTGCTCGTTGCTCCATTATTAACACTTTAATGTATTACCAATACTGGTGGCAATGATTTCTTTGCATTGTTGAATATGGTCGTTATGGCCAACTATCTAGGAATGATGATGACATCAAAAATTATCTATACAAAAACGGACGAAGCTCCGGCACTCGCAACTTACTCGTTGCTACCTATCATCCAAGCATATACAAATGCGGCAGGTGTTGAAGTTGAAACTCGCGATATTTCATTAGCAGGTCGTGTAATTGCAAGCTTCCCTGATTATTTAACACCAGAACAACGTATTAACGATGCACTGGCTGAACTTGGCGAACTGGCTAAAACACCAGAAGCTAACATTATTAAATTACCAAACATCAGCGCCTCTGTACCACAGCTTCGCGCGGTAATTAAAGAGCTTCAAGCAAAAGGTTATGCACTTCCAGAATACCCTGTTGAGCCTAAAAACGATGAAGAAAAAGCAATTCAAGCTGCGTACGACAAAATTAAAGGCAGTGCAGTAAACCCAGTACTACGTGAAGGTAACTCAGATCGTCGTGCACCTGGTTCTGTAAAAGAATATGCACGTAACAACCCGCATTCAATGGGTGCGTGGAGCAAAGATTCTGAATCTTACGTTGCTAGCATGAGCGAAGGCGACTTTTTTGGTTCTGAGCAATCAGTAACAGTTGATACAGCAACTGATGTGCGTATTGAACATGCTGCAACTAACGGCGACGTTACTGTGCTTAAACAAAGCACACCGCTTTTAGCTGGCGAAGTTATTGATGCATCAAGCATTAGCGCTGCTAAACTGCAAGCTTTCTTAGCTGCTGAAATTGATGCTGCTAAAGAAAAAGGCGTTTTATTCTCGCTGCATATGAAAGCGACAATGATGAAAGTATCTGATCCAATTATTTTTGGTCACGCTGTAAAAGTATTCTACAAAGATGTATTTACTAAGCACTGTAAACTTTTTGAAGAGCTAGGTGTTGATGTTAATAATGGTTTAGGCGATGTGTATTCTAAAATTCAAACATTAGATGACGCTAAGCGCGAAGAAATTGAAGCAGACATTCAAGCTGTTTATGCTAACCGCCCTGCTATTGCTATGGTTGATTCTGACCGTGGTATTACAAACTTACACGTACCAAGTGACGTGATCATCGATGCGTCTATGCCTGCTGCAATTCGTTCAAGCGGTCAAATGTGGAATAACGATGGTAAATTACAAGACACTAGCTTTGTAATTCCAGATCGTTGTTACTCAGGTATTTACCAAGCAACTATCGATTTCTGTAAAGAAAATGGCGCGTTTGATCCAACAACTATGGGTAGCGTTCCAAACGTTGGCCTTATGGCGCAAAAAGCTGAAGAATACGGTTCACACGACAAAACGTTTGAAGCTAAAGCAGACGGTTCTATCCGTGTTGTTGATGCAAACGGTACTACTTTACTTGAGCACAGCGTTGAGCAAGGTGATATTTGGCGCATGTGTCAGGTTAAAGACGCACCAATCCAAGATTGGGTTAAGCTTGCAGTAAACCGTGCACGCGCAACGGGCGTTCCTGCTATTTTCTGGTTAGACGAAAACCGTGCACATGATGCGCAGCTAATCAAAAAAGTAAATAAATACCTACCAGATCACGATACAGCTGGTCTAGATATTCAAATTTTAGCACCGCTTGAAGCAACTTTATTCTCTTTAGCGCGTATTAAAGAAGGTAAAGACACTATTTCTGTAACAGGTAACGTTTTACGTGATTACCTTACAGATTTATTCCCAATTTTAGAGTTGGGTACAAGTGCTAAAATGCTGTCAATTGTTCCACTTATGAACGGTGGTGGCTTATTTGAAACTGGCGCAGGTGGTTCTGCACCTAAGCATGTGCAACAATTCGAAAAAGAAAACCACTTACGTTGGGATTCTTTAGGTGAATTTTTAGCACTTGCTGCATCGCTTGAGCACCTAAGCGTAACGACGGGTAACAACAAGGCACAAGTACTTGCTGACACCCTAGATAAAGCAACTGGTACTTTCCTTGCAGAAAACAAGTCGCCTTCACGTAAAGTAAAAGAAATTGATAACCGTGGTTCTCATTTCTTCTTATCTTTATTTTGGGCACAAGAGCTTGCTAAGCAAAATGACGACAGCGAACTTAAAGCGCAGTTTACGCAAATTGCTAGCGACCTTGAAACTAACAAAGAACAAATTGTTAGTGAGCTAAACAACGCGCAAGGCCCAGCGGTAGATTTAGGCGGTTACTTCCAGCCTAACGACGATGCTGCTTTTAAAGCGATGCGTCCAAGCACTACCTTTAACGATATTCTTGCTAAATTAGTATAATATTGAAATGAATTTAAAAGCCGCTTACTTGCAAAAGTAAGCGGCTTTTTTATGTCTAAAATTTACAAATAAAAAGGCCGCTATTTATAAAATAGCGGCCTTTTTAGTAGTAGCTTTAACCTCCAATATATAGGATGTTTAGCTTAGTTTCTGATTACTTAGTATATGCGCGTGGCATACTTGACTCAGTTGTATAACGGTCACGCAGTTTATCTTGGCGAGATTGTGTAGATACCTCAACCCCATTAATAAACATTTTGCTCACGTGGCTGCTAAGCTCAAACGGATCATTGCTCCACATAACCACATCGGCCGCTTTACCTACTGCTAGGCTGCCTGCATTAATGCCAAATACATCAGCCACGTTTGCTGTAACTGCTTTTAACGCACCTTGTTGGCTCATACCATACGATACAGCATTACCCGCATCAAAACGTAGCTGGTAAACATTATGACTGGCATCACCGCCCACTGTTAGCAGTACTTTTACGCCGGCCTTTTCAAGTAATCCTGCATTATTTAAACTCGCATTTAATGAGTCAAAACTACCTGGCAAACTATCCATAGCACTAATGATCACTGGAATGTCTGCTTTAGCTAAACGCTCTTTAACGACAACAGCATCTTGCGCACCATTAAGTACTAAGTTAATGCCAAACTGCTGCTTTACTTTAATAAGCTCAACTATATCGGCAGCGCGAGATACATTAACGATTAATGGCATTTCACCGCTAAGTACTTTAACCATTATTTTATCTTCGGCGGTTGGCTTTTTGTCATCTTTTTTAGCTTTTTTATCGGCTTTAGTTTGATGTTCATCTAGCTTATTTATAAGTGTTTGCAAAGTAAACGCACGCGAACCTTTGCGGCGCTCACCTAAATTAACCACTAGTGCCACTTGTTTTTGCAGTACGCTTTCAAAGCTACCACTTAAATCAACTACACTTGCAAGGCCTGCAAAAATACTCTCGCCGCCCTGTGGGGTGATCACATCGCGTGTAATTCCGCCTTTACGTGCGTAAGGAATTAACCCCGAGTGGCCGTTAAAAGCTAAACTTGCATCAAAATCAATACCGGCTTTTTCATCGCCGCCATCGCGTGAGCCTGCAACCGCACCTACTTCAACTAAACCTAATTGGTTAATACTGGCAATAAAGCCAGGCGTTACTATTTGGCCCTTAGCATCAATAATTTTGTCGGCTTTTACAGCGCTTGGATTAATGGCAGAAATTTTGCCATCAGTCATTACAATGCTCGCGCCCTCTAATACACCTTGCTCTGTTGAGGTGTGTAATGTGGCGTTAATAATTGCCAGTGACTGCGCATTAACCGCGCCTGCTGCTAATAACCCTGCAGCAACCAGAGAAAGCGAAAACGAACGTGATAAATTTTTCATTCTGGGTGCTCCTTATTGTTGACCTAACATAAAATCACTTGTTGCCTGATACGTGCTATCGTTTCTATCGTAAACTTTTGCACCATCAACAAACACTTGCTCAGCTTTAGCGTAAACACTAAACGGGCTTTGGTTCCAAATAACCACATCGCCCTGTTTACCCGCTTCGAGTGAGCCTGTTTTATCATCAATTCCTAGTGATTTTGCCGCATTAGCAGTGATCCACTTAATTGCGTGTTGCTCCGAAATATCAAAACCATTTTGATTAGCGCGGAACATTACCTTAGCAGCCTCTTGGTTTAAGCGCTGAATAGTCGTATCTGAATCAGAATGAACTACCGCACACGAGTTTTTAACCGCATCAACAATGGCCACATTTTCTTGCACCATGTCGTAGGCTTCCATTTTAAAGCCCCACCAGTCTGGCCAAAGCGCAGCACATGAACCGTTTGCAGCTAGCATGTCAGCAATTTTATAGGCTTCTATACCATGATGAAAAGTACCCGCGTGATAATTAAATTCTTTTGAAAGGTCAATCATCATCGCCATTTCTTCTGCTTTATAGCAATGGTTATGAATGCGCACTTCGCCCTCTAACACTCCTCGCAATGTATCGTATTTAATATCGCGGGTAGGTGCTGCTGGGTTTTTACCCGCTGCATAATCGCTATCGTATTTATCCCACGCGCGTTTGTATTCTACAGTTTCGGCCCATGCCATTCTGTAACCGGCCATGTTCCCCATACGGGTTGACGGTAACGTGCCTTTACGACCATAAACGCGTTTTGGGTTTTCGCCACACGCCATTTTTAAGCCGTACGGCGCATCTGGAAATTTCATTGCTTGCATTGTATGCGCTGGTACGTTTTTAAGTGTTACGCCGCGCCCACCAAACAAGTTAGCAGAGCCAGGTAATATTTGTAGTGAGGTAATACCGCCTTCGCGAGCACGGTTAAAGCCTGGATCTTGTGGCCAAATAGAGTGCTCTACCCATACTTCTGCTGTATTTGGGCTGGTCATTTCGTTACCGTCTTGATGCGACTCAACCGAGGGGCTTGGATATGCACCTAAATGTGAGTGAACGTC encodes:
- the aat gene encoding leucyl/phenylalanyl-tRNA--protein transferase, with translation MKKQLYQLSNTDIAFPPIECALDSPDGLLAIGGDLSLARLSNAYNNGIFPWFSEDEPIMWWSPSERGIVELDNFHISKSLRKHLKKHPVTVTINNAFIEVIEACCEQRIDTDGTWITSDMLTAYINAHNAGIAHSVEVWREGELAGGLYGIMQNGVFCGESMFHHQTNCSKLAMWALVNWLKRHNAHFIDCQLENPYLMSLGATVIPRPAFLAKLHAAQNYKVDPAMWIPQELNAIYE
- a CDS encoding arginyltransferase gives rise to the protein MNEHIPARAGLSQEFACSYLPNRQEQLLVILDPSCYSSDKFESLLALGFRRSGNQIYRPHCPTCSACSSVRVLAQEFIETKSHKRKLNKAKTRFEVKYSNQERPQYYALYSKYISLRHQDGSMYPPDKTQFQSFLLCSWLNITFIELWDQDNLVAVAVTDCMDKAISAIYTFFDPDYEQYSLGTVMILQQLIFAKAQNKHYVYLGYQIDECPKMNYKTQFLPAQKQVKDQWLTI
- the infA gene encoding translation initiation factor IF-1 gives rise to the protein MAKEDVIEMQGTVLDTLPNTMFRVELENGHVVVAHISGKMRKNYIRILTGDKVTVEMTPYDLSKGRIVFRAR
- the clpA gene encoding ATP-dependent Clp protease ATP-binding subunit ClpA, which produces MLNKDLELTLNSAFREARTRRHEFMTVEHLLLALLDNPSAGEALSACAVNVAELKTELLEFINETTPVIPDLEEERETQPTLGFQRVLQRAVFHVQSSGKNEVTGVNVLVAIFSEQESQAVYLLKKHDISRLDIVNFISHGIAKSDDELGDDTDDIHEDVQEVQSEEASKLDSFTTNLNVQALEGHIDPLIGRDSEVERTVQVLCRRKKNNPLLVGEAGVGKTAIAEGLAYRIVNKQVPEVIADAVVYSLDMGALLAGTKYRGDFEKRFKSLLKELQAQPGSILFIDEIHTIIGAGAASGGVMDASNLLKPLLSSGQLRCMGSTTYNEYKNIFEKDRALVRRFQKIDVLEPSVADTTKILNGLKERYEAHHGIRYTQKALKAAAELSAKYINERHLPDKAIDVIDEAGASQRLLPSSKRKKTIGVADIENIVAKMARIPPQSVSSSDKETLKSLDRNLKMLVFGQDQSIDALTSAIRLSRSGLANEEKPVGSFLFAGPTGVGKTEVTKQLAKCMGVEFIRFDMSEYVERHAISRLIGAPPGYVGFEQGGLLTEAVIKNPHAVVLLDEIEKAHSDIYNILLQVMDHGTLTDNNGRKADFRNVVVVMTTNAGVQETTRASIGFSEQDHTHDAMGEINKVFSPEFRNRLDNIIWFNHLDKDVILLVVDKFIVELQAQLDKKSVNLELSAKAREWLADKGYDKAMGARPMARIIQEQLKKPLANEILFGELVEGGTVKVSVKDKKIRFDYQSDLTPA
- the clpS gene encoding ATP-dependent Clp protease adapter ClpS codes for the protein MKDSGVIDIVRDKEKQKLQPPRKYKVVLNNDDYTPMDFVIEILMTFFNMDSDRATDVMLQIHQQGKGICGVFSSDVAHTKAEQVNRYSRDNEHPLLCSCEQE
- the cspD gene encoding cold shock domain-containing protein CspD → MACGKVKWFNNAKGFGFIVEDGCENDIFAHYSTIVMDGYKTLKAGQDVTFELEQGPKGLHAKNIAPNGDIIE
- a CDS encoding NADP-dependent isocitrate dehydrogenase, with amino-acid sequence MTSKIIYTKTDEAPALATYSLLPIIQAYTNAAGVEVETRDISLAGRVIASFPDYLTPEQRINDALAELGELAKTPEANIIKLPNISASVPQLRAVIKELQAKGYALPEYPVEPKNDEEKAIQAAYDKIKGSAVNPVLREGNSDRRAPGSVKEYARNNPHSMGAWSKDSESYVASMSEGDFFGSEQSVTVDTATDVRIEHAATNGDVTVLKQSTPLLAGEVIDASSISAAKLQAFLAAEIDAAKEKGVLFSLHMKATMMKVSDPIIFGHAVKVFYKDVFTKHCKLFEELGVDVNNGLGDVYSKIQTLDDAKREEIEADIQAVYANRPAIAMVDSDRGITNLHVPSDVIIDASMPAAIRSSGQMWNNDGKLQDTSFVIPDRCYSGIYQATIDFCKENGAFDPTTMGSVPNVGLMAQKAEEYGSHDKTFEAKADGSIRVVDANGTTLLEHSVEQGDIWRMCQVKDAPIQDWVKLAVNRARATGVPAIFWLDENRAHDAQLIKKVNKYLPDHDTAGLDIQILAPLEATLFSLARIKEGKDTISVTGNVLRDYLTDLFPILELGTSAKMLSIVPLMNGGGLFETGAGGSAPKHVQQFEKENHLRWDSLGEFLALAASLEHLSVTTGNNKAQVLADTLDKATGTFLAENKSPSRKVKEIDNRGSHFFLSLFWAQELAKQNDDSELKAQFTQIASDLETNKEQIVSELNNAQGPAVDLGGYFQPNDDAAFKAMRPSTTFNDILAKLV
- a CDS encoding amidohydrolase family protein, giving the protein MKNLSRSFSLSLVAAGLLAAGAVNAQSLAIINATLHTSTEQGVLEGASIVMTDGKISAINPSAVKADKIIDAKGQIVTPGFIASINQLGLVEVGAVAGSRDGGDEKAGIDFDASLAFNGHSGLIPYARKGGITRDVITPQGGESIFAGLASVVDLSGSFESVLQKQVALVVNLGERRKGSRAFTLQTLINKLDEHQTKADKKAKKDDKKPTAEDKIMVKVLSGEMPLIVNVSRAADIVELIKVKQQFGINLVLNGAQDAVVVKERLAKADIPVIISAMDSLPGSFDSLNASLNNAGLLEKAGVKVLLTVGGDASHNVYQLRFDAGNAVSYGMSQQGALKAVTANVADVFGINAGSLAVGKAADVVMWSNDPFELSSHVSKMFINGVEVSTQSRQDKLRDRYTTESSMPRAYTK
- a CDS encoding amidohydrolase, with the translated sequence MQKFAPSLLAIGLATALVGCQENGPQDDKITINKNPYPSTYKVVATSSTLITNATVLTGTGERLDDTDVLLVDGKVQQVGKDLTASADTTIDAQGKWVTPGIIDVHSHLGAYPSPSVESHQDGNEMTSPNTAEVWVEHSIWPQDPGFNRAREGGITSLQILPGSANLFGGRGVTLKNVPAHTMQAMKFPDAPYGLKMACGENPKRVYGRKGTLPSTRMGNMAGYRMAWAETVEYKRAWDKYDSDYAAGKNPAAPTRDIKYDTLRGVLEGEVRIHNHCYKAEEMAMMIDLSKEFNYHAGTFHHGIEAYKIADMLAANGSCAALWPDWWGFKMEAYDMVQENVAIVDAVKNSCAVVHSDSDTTIQRLNQEAAKVMFRANQNGFDISEQHAIKWITANAAKSLGIDDKTGSLEAGKQGDVVIWNQSPFSVYAKAEQVFVDGAKVYDRNDSTYQATSDFMLGQQ